The Nicotiana tabacum cultivar K326 chromosome 1, ASM71507v2, whole genome shotgun sequence genome segment AGCCTATGCTGCCCCGAACGGTGTTCTTCAGAGTGTAGAGAGACAGAGCTTGCAAGAAATTAGTTCAAGTTATAAACTTGAAACTAGGAGTTTGCATGCATCAACTCTGAAGAAGAATGACCAAATTGCTAATCTTTCAGCAAGATCAGATATTTCTGATGGGATACTTGGCATGGAAGATCGTTTAAATCGGATTACCAGTCATTTAGAGTTCCACGAAGCCTTGGAAGAGCCTGAAATTATTGAAAACAGTACTCAGCCTTCTGGTAGCAAATTTGATGAGTCTAGCCCCAACCCTTCAACATCAATCTTGGATAAGATATTTGGAGGTGTTGTAGCAATTAATGTTGGCGACTCTGAGGCTCCAATTGTGGTAATAGTTTTACACACTTTATCAGCTTCAGTGCTGTCTAAGTTTTAGTTTCATTACTCTTAAACAATCCTATCAACCCCACCACCCTGCCCTTTTGCAGTCCTCCCCTTCAAATTGCTATACACTTATTAGGTGGTTAAAAGCTCTTAGGTTGAGGTCATCCTTCGTTTAGGGTAAAACTTATGTGCTTTATGGACTATTGTTGTCATCCTGATTCCTGAGGGGTGATTGAATTTCATTCAGTCCACAGCTAAGATTGCAACAGTATCGTTAAAACAGTGAGAGGAAGCATGGTTTCTTTCATCATCATGCCTGTTTTTTGCAGAAATTCTTGTCATCTGTTGTtgagtttctttttctttccactGTTGGAATTTTCATCAATATTCTTGACTTCATTTAGCAGTAAATATACATAGTGCACTTGTGGTTTCCCTACTAGTTGTTTATTTTCTTCGTTTGACTTTATCCCCAGAATGACAATATTAAACCGAATGACATGTTGGGCTCCAAGGCTATAGAATCTTCGAAGTTCTCTCAGTGGTTTATGGAAGAAGGTATCTTTCCTTTTAtggttttttgttttttgctttttagtTACTTTTTCTATCGAAGTTCTACAAATTCTTTTTTAACCTGTCTTATACCATTTAATATCGTTGTAGATAGGAAGCCACCAGAAGATTCCTCGTTAAGTAGGCCAAACGATTTGCTTGCCTTAATTGTTGGCGGCGATAAAACCAGATCACAAGCTTTTGATGGAAATGTTTCAGAATGCTTTCCATCTGAAAATTTCATTCAGAGTACTGAGCCTACAAGTAAGGTCACATTGCATATGCCTTCTGCACCACCTGGGATATCTGAGCCTATGTATGAGTCTAGTAAAAGGGAGGCAGCCCCGTCGATCTTTACTTGTGAGGACCTTGAGCATAAAATGCTGTCAGAGTTTGGTGAAAAGAGTTCTAATCTGCATTTTACTTCACAAGGTTGCGGTACTAATCGCTTAGACACTGAAGAACAACCCGTAATTGTGGACAGCCATGCATCTCAACACCTCCTTTCATTATTACAGAAGGGGCCAGATCATACAAATATGACAGAGAAGGGCAGTACTGGCACTGAAGCCAGGAATGGACATGTTAAGTTTACCGTGCATGACCGATCTAAGGAGGAAGATACCAGGGATCCTCAAGCTTCAGGAAAAGCAGTTACACTTGAAACGCTTTTTGGAACTGCTTTTATGAAGGAGCTGCAATCTGTACAAGCTCCAGTTTCAGTTCAGAGGAGCTCAGTTGGTTCTGCACTAATTGATGGTTTGGAGACACGCAAGTCATCCTTGTCTGGTTTTGATGACGGCCTTTTTTCTTCCATAAGTGATGGTATTGGACCAAAAGGAGGCGGTAAGGAGAACAGGCTCTTGCAGTTGAATCACAGAGGTCAAACCAAGCTGGATGAGCCTCAAACCTGGTTGGGATATGAAAATTCTCAGTATGAAGTTAAATCAAGGCACCCGAGTGAAATGTTTTCCAAGAGTGAGGCTGTTGAATATCACCTGCCTGCAGAAAACTTAATTAGTGCTCGTGATCATTTGAGTCCCCAGGTCTCAATGGTTATGCCTGCAGGAATTTTGAGTAAAGGAGACTTGGCAACTGGTAGTGGCGCTGGCGGTGATGGAAGGTCTTTGATGAATGAAGGTCTGCCCTTCCCACGTGTTTCCTATGATCAGATGGAGTCTGAAATGCCATTGCACCATATTCGTGCTCAACCATCTACTTCGCAATTTCATCCCTTGCAGATGAGTCAAGGGAAGCCATTGTTTCATCCTATGGATTCTGGTCCTGCTCATTTAAATCCTCAGATTTTCAATGGTCCAGAAAGCATGGCTCTACATGATGCTCCTGGTCGTCAGTTTGCTGGAAATATGATGCGACCTCCATTTCACCACCCTAATGGTGGACTGACAGGGTTTGATCTCCCCGTTCACCATCCTATGCTGCAGCAGATGCGGATGGCTGGAAATAGCCCTCCTCGTCTGCTACACGACCGTCTAAGGGGTGCACAGGTTCCTTCACATCTCAGTAATCAAGCAGCTAGCATCATGCAGGAAGTTAACAGAATTCAAGCATTCCCTTTTGCGCCACACCAAGTCAACATTAGTGGCCAAGCTGTGCAAATGCCAGGTAAAAAGCCCGAATGTGTTGTCTCTGTAGGTGTCTGTGCGATGATATTTTACTGATTACACCTCAAAATATTGCTCCCTATTTGATCTTGCTGAATTTAATGCATAAATTTCATCTCTACTAAGTCTTCTACTTTTTCCTTAGTTTTGCCGATGTAAGATAGCACTTGCATCTTTCTTTCTGGACTACACCTCAAAATGAAGTTGCCCTTTGCTGATCTTGCTGATTTAAAACATAGATTTCATCTCTACTACTGTCTCTATTTGTTCCTTAGTTTTGCCGTCCTGATAATGTAAGAAAGACATCTTTATTTATACTCTTTCCTGACCCTCATTGATGCAGCAATTCTGCAGTTCTAAATTTGACTGTATTGTTACTGTGACCATGCACGTAATAATGAAACTACATTTTATAATTACAATGGGATGCTGGGATTCATCTTTCTATGACTACGTCCTGTGAAGTTTTGAGTGATATCAAGTCGAAATGAGGATTAAGCATGAGCAGATGTTGTATATTCTGTTATCAGCTTTAGTTTTTCCTCATAATTGTGTAGGTTAGTAAATTTATTTACCTGAAAGCAAGAAGGCGAACTTTATATTCCCCTTTTTGCTTGTGAATTTGGCCTTTGAGGCTTGAGCTAGTGAAGTATGCTCTTCCCCACCCCCAGTACCCTTTTGATGCTACGTCTTGAGATTTTTCTGCTGTTGATTGTTAATAACCCTGAGAAACTAGTAAAAATTAGTAATGACGTGCTTATCATTTATTCTACATAGGCCTTTGTGCTCTTCTTCCTTTTATTCGTGTATACACTGAAACTCTTCTGGTTGAGAATGCATCCTCTGCTGATGTTTAACTAGCTGGGTGAGTTTATgcattaaaattattatttgtttcacTCCAGCTCCAGATATCAACACCAGAAACATTCATCCAGAGGCCTTGCAAAGGCTTGTTGAGAGGCAACTTGGGGCTTCTAAGCAGATACACCCTTTTGCTGCTGGCAATGTCCAGGGGATGCACGGCCACGAGCTTGACATGGGATTGCGATATAGATAGTTGATCATGGAAACTCATCTTCATTGCAGCGTTCTGCAGGGTACAATGtggtgttttttttttgtttggtgaTAACCGAGAATCCACTGTTTACAGCTTCGAAACTCGTTGGATAGGTCGGTTCCCCTaccccttctccacttaaattcGATAATTTTTTTCCCAACAAGAATCGGACCTGTGAGGTGCGCCTGCCACATCCCGTGTTGTACTACCTATACCGTTGCACCAACACCCTTGGGCGCAACTGGGTACCATGTTCGCCtttcacttttttatttttatttgaggGCTTGGTATAAACTCCTGGGAAGTGtaattttagattttattttcGTGTACCAActccgagggtctcctggaaacagcctctttgcccctcggggtaggggtaaggtctgcgtacatattaccctcaccagaccccacttgtgggattacattgggatgttgttgttgttgttgttgtacttggtATGTTTCTCATCTTGGCAACAGGTTAATAGTGGACGAAAAAGGGGCTCTATATCAACATTTCTGATTCTTGTGCATGCATGGTTGTGCGAATTCTCACCAGTTAAGTGTCTGGTCATTCATATGTTCCTTCTGATAACGGGGGACCTGTTCGCCTTGCAGATACTGTGTATAACGCGAATTGGACTATCCTTATTTCTGATATCGTACCAACTGTtactccaaaataaatatgcatgcTACATGCAAGGGCCTGCAAGAGATTTATCTTTAACTGGATGTCATTTCATTTGACCAAAGTAATATTCTTCTAAGGGACCCTGCTCAAAACAAATTCTTGTTGAACTTCAGTATTCTCTCATTTCAAGCTTAGCTTTTGATTCGGGTATAAAAAATTGGAAGTGCTTCCACTAAGGTTATTGTTTTCGACTCAGAGAATGAAGAGAAACCCTACACGCGCTGATGTTCGCTGATTTTGAACACCATATATTGGTAAAGTCTCACCTGAGGTGGTTGTGCTGGACTTGGATGATGAAGAAGACGTCTCTCCAGGTCCACCTCTAGGTTACACTGCCagtttttaatttgatttacttacaAATATCGACCCCAAATAATCCAGATTTACGAATTACGTCCTAATTAACCAAAATTGATGTTAGTTATTAATGTTTTCTGTCTCATAGACAAGGAGTGCCAAGATAATGATAAGCTAAGGTTAACCAGCTCCCTCCTAATAATGAAGCCCCACAATCCATCAGATTGGCTATTGCCCAACCATGTTTTTATGCTGCGTTTAAATTCTATTGTTTTTTCTTATGAGTTTAGATTTAATTTATATTGAGATTgtgtgatttttatttatttttataatggTGATCTTTAGGCATTTTATCTCATTACGTGCACATCAACTATTGTGTTGAACACCTACTTCCTACCAATAGATGTATCTAATAACCCACTAAAACTAATTCATGCAAGATAATCAAGCAATCCTTTTTTTTTCCACTTCTAACTGAGATTCGAATTCTAGTCTCCCATAAGATCATCTTTCA includes the following:
- the LOC107795138 gene encoding uncharacterized protein LOC107795138 isoform X2; amino-acid sequence: MSSGIDDGSSTNCASEARKHSRISYSREFLLSISRLEICEKLPSEFDQSILSIQDRQRVPGSLPLQGFRRTDYSSSPPTRGDSSSYSRGNFGRWESRSSGRSDRDNESQSDRDSDSGWRSGNQAQHTRQSSEHDGLLGSGSFPRPSAYASGISAPKVRASNNYQSNKSNEPYHPPRPYKAGPHSRRDTDAFNDETFGSVECTSEDRVEEERRRRASFELIRKEQQKALQEKQKSKLEKHKTEDISVLLEETKEDRTFLDKNSEADGMTTQPFATSDLGKSSFPSQNPPARPRVPPGFKTTVLDKNSGSSLSHSRVAEVGQPDTEESPLEAKAYAAPNGVLQSVERQSLQEISSSYKLETRSLHASTLKKNDQIANLSARSDISDGILGMEDRLNRITSHLEFHEALEEPEIIENSTQPSGSKFDESSPNPSTSILDKIFGGVVAINVGDSEAPIVNDNIKPNDMLGSKAIESSKFSQWFMEEDRKPPEDSSLSRPNDLLALIVGGDKTRSQAFDGNVSECFPSENFIQSTEPTSKVTLHMPSAPPGISEPMYESSKREAAPSIFTCEDLEHKMLSEFGEKSSNLHFTSQGCGTNRLDTEEQPVIVDSHASQHLLSLLQKGPDHTNMTEKGSTGTEARNGHVKFTVHDRSKEEDTRDPQASGKAVTLETLFGTAFMKELQSVQAPVSVQRSSVGSALIDGLETRKSSLSGFDDGLFSSISDGIGPKGGGKENRLLQLNHRGQTKLDEPQTWLGYENSQYEVKSRHPSEMFSKSEAVEYHLPAENLISARDHLSPQVSMVMPAGILSKGDLATGSGAGGDGRSLMNEGLPFPRVSYDQMESEMPLHHIRAQPSTSQFHPLQMSQGKPLFHPMDSGPAHLNPQIFNGPESMALHDAPGRQFAGNMMRPPFHHPNGGLTGFDLPVHHPMLQQMRMAGNSPPRLLHDRLRGAQVPSHLSNQAASIMQEVNRIQAFPFAPHQVNISGQAVQMPAPDINTRNIHPEALQRLVERQLGASKQIHPFAAGNVQGMHGHELDMGLRYR
- the LOC107795138 gene encoding uncharacterized protein LOC107795138 isoform X1, whose product is MSSGIDDGSSTNCASEARKHSRISYSREFLLSISRLEICEKLPSEFDQSILSEFVDISHSIQDRQRVPGSLPLQGFRRTDYSSSPPTRGDSSSYSRGNFGRWESRSSGRSDRDNESQSDRDSDSGWRSGNQAQHTRQSSEHDGLLGSGSFPRPSAYASGISAPKVRASNNYQSNKSNEPYHPPRPYKAGPHSRRDTDAFNDETFGSVECTSEDRVEEERRRRASFELIRKEQQKALQEKQKSKLEKHKTEDISVLLEETKEDRTFLDKNSEADGMTTQPFATSDLGKSSFPSQNPPARPRVPPGFKTTVLDKNSGSSLSHSRVAEVGQPDTEESPLEAKAYAAPNGVLQSVERQSLQEISSSYKLETRSLHASTLKKNDQIANLSARSDISDGILGMEDRLNRITSHLEFHEALEEPEIIENSTQPSGSKFDESSPNPSTSILDKIFGGVVAINVGDSEAPIVNDNIKPNDMLGSKAIESSKFSQWFMEEDRKPPEDSSLSRPNDLLALIVGGDKTRSQAFDGNVSECFPSENFIQSTEPTSKVTLHMPSAPPGISEPMYESSKREAAPSIFTCEDLEHKMLSEFGEKSSNLHFTSQGCGTNRLDTEEQPVIVDSHASQHLLSLLQKGPDHTNMTEKGSTGTEARNGHVKFTVHDRSKEEDTRDPQASGKAVTLETLFGTAFMKELQSVQAPVSVQRSSVGSALIDGLETRKSSLSGFDDGLFSSISDGIGPKGGGKENRLLQLNHRGQTKLDEPQTWLGYENSQYEVKSRHPSEMFSKSEAVEYHLPAENLISARDHLSPQVSMVMPAGILSKGDLATGSGAGGDGRSLMNEGLPFPRVSYDQMESEMPLHHIRAQPSTSQFHPLQMSQGKPLFHPMDSGPAHLNPQIFNGPESMALHDAPGRQFAGNMMRPPFHHPNGGLTGFDLPVHHPMLQQMRMAGNSPPRLLHDRLRGAQVPSHLSNQAASIMQEVNRIQAFPFAPHQVNISGQAVQMPAPDINTRNIHPEALQRLVERQLGASKQIHPFAAGNVQGMHGHELDMGLRYR